In one window of Prevotella sp. E13-17 DNA:
- a CDS encoding VWA domain-containing protein encodes MEFANKEYLFLLFLIIPYLIWYLLYRKKSEPTIRLANTFSFAQAPRSWRVLFIPILPILRIFAFVFLVIALARPQTHDSKTKENVEGIDIMMAMDVSTSMLAEDLKDRAHHARNRLEAAKIVAAEFIADRPNDNIGLTIFAGEAFTQCPMTTDHASLLSLLQNVRTDIAARGLIDDGTAIGMGIANAVSRLKDSQAKSRVVILLTDGTNNRGDISPMTAAEIANSLGVRIYTIGVGTNGTAPYPLTVGNDIQYIQVPVEIDTKTLNDIASTTNGKFYRATNAEELREIYHEIDKLEKSKLEVQKFSRYYEDYQRYALFAIVSLMIEILLRVTVFRRIP; translated from the coding sequence ATGGAGTTTGCCAATAAAGAATATTTATTTCTACTCTTTCTTATTATACCATATTTGATATGGTATCTTTTATATAGAAAGAAAAGTGAGCCAACAATCCGCCTTGCAAACACTTTCTCGTTCGCTCAGGCACCACGCAGTTGGCGAGTCCTTTTCATTCCAATATTGCCAATTCTTCGTATTTTTGCATTTGTTTTTCTCGTTATTGCTTTAGCAAGACCTCAAACACATGATTCAAAGACTAAAGAGAATGTTGAGGGTATTGACATTATGATGGCCATGGATGTATCTACATCAATGCTGGCAGAAGATTTAAAGGATCGTGCACATCATGCTCGCAACCGACTTGAAGCTGCAAAAATAGTCGCAGCAGAGTTTATCGCCGATCGTCCCAATGATAATATAGGCTTGACAATCTTTGCTGGCGAGGCATTTACTCAGTGTCCCATGACCACTGATCATGCGTCGTTGTTGTCTCTGTTACAAAATGTTCGTACGGATATTGCTGCAAGAGGATTGATAGATGATGGCACGGCCATTGGTATGGGTATCGCAAATGCCGTCAGCAGACTTAAAGACTCTCAAGCTAAGAGTCGCGTGGTTATTCTATTGACGGATGGTACAAATAACCGAGGAGATATATCACCTATGACCGCTGCCGAAATTGCAAATAGTTTAGGTGTTAGAATCTATACTATTGGTGTCGGAACCAATGGAACGGCTCCATATCCGCTTACCGTAGGAAATGACATCCAATATATACAAGTACCAGTAGAGATAGACACAAAAACGTTGAATGATATAGCATCCACGACAAATGGAAAATTCTATAGAGCGACAAATGCCGAGGAATTACGTGAAATTTATCATGAGATAGACAAATTAGAGAAATCTAAGTTGGAAGTTCAGAAGTTCAGCAGGTATTACGAGGATTATCAAAGATATGCCCTTTTCGCTATAGTCTCACTAATGATTGAGATTTTGTTGAGGGTGACAGTATTTCGTCGTATTCCATAA
- a CDS encoding DUF58 domain-containing protein — METSEIIKKVRKIEIKARGLSSNIFAGQYHSAFKGRGMAFSEVREYQYGDDVRDIDWNVTARFNKPYVKVFEEERELTVMLLIDVSGSLEFGTQRMMKRDMATEIAATLAFSAIQNNDKIGVIFFSDKIEKYIPPKNGRKHILYIIREMLDFKADSKRTDVGKAIEFLTSVSKRRCTAFILSDFYVRNSFLQQLVIANRKHDVVAIQIYDKRASELPNIGLMKVVDAETGYEQYVDTSSKSLRNAYHQYWLKQQSDLKDMFVRSNVDNVSIATDEDFVKSLMVLFKQRG; from the coding sequence ATGGAGACATCAGAAATTATAAAGAAAGTAAGAAAGATTGAAATTAAGGCTCGTGGCCTTAGTTCAAATATTTTTGCAGGTCAATACCATTCGGCTTTCAAAGGTCGCGGTATGGCATTTTCTGAAGTTCGGGAATACCAATATGGCGATGATGTAAGAGACATAGACTGGAACGTTACAGCGCGTTTTAACAAACCGTATGTCAAGGTGTTTGAAGAAGAGCGTGAGTTGACGGTCATGTTGCTTATTGATGTTAGTGGCTCGTTGGAATTTGGAACTCAGCGCATGATGAAACGTGATATGGCAACAGAAATAGCTGCAACACTTGCTTTTTCTGCTATCCAGAATAACGATAAAATAGGTGTGATATTTTTCTCAGATAAAATCGAGAAATACATTCCTCCAAAGAATGGCCGCAAACATATTTTGTATATCATACGTGAAATGCTCGATTTTAAGGCCGATAGTAAGAGAACAGACGTCGGTAAAGCAATTGAGTTCCTGACCAGTGTTTCTAAACGTCGTTGTACTGCTTTCATTTTGAGTGATTTCTATGTAAGAAACAGTTTCCTCCAGCAATTGGTCATTGCTAATCGTAAACACGATGTGGTGGCCATTCAAATCTATGACAAGCGTGCCAGCGAACTGCCTAATATAGGATTAATGAAAGTTGTTGATGCAGAAACTGGTTACGAACAATACGTGGACACATCGAGCAAGAGTCTTAGAAATGCTTATCATCAATATTGGCTGAAACAACAATCTGATTTAAAAGATATGTTCGTTAGAAGCAATGTAGATAATGTCAGTATTGCAACTGACGAGGATTTTGTCAAATCTCTAATGGTACTTTTTAAACAAAGAGGTTAA
- a CDS encoding MoxR family ATPase, producing the protein MTENIDIRELNMRIEQQSSFVTNLVAGMDQVIVGQKHLVDSLLIGLLSDGNILLEGVPGLAKTLAIKTLSQLIDADYSRIQFTPDLLPADVTGTMIYSQKDERFQTKKGPIFANFVLADEINRAPAKVQSALLEAMQEKQVTIGSETFEMPSPFLVMATQNPIEQEGTYPLPEAQVDRFMLKVVIDYPTLEEEKKIIRENIAGSLPKVKPVTTSADILKAREVVREVYIDEKIEQYIADIVFATRFPERYGLKELKDMISFGGSPRASINLAKAARAYAFIKRRGYVVPEDVRAVAHDVLRHRIGLTYEAEASNVTSEEIVSKIINKVEVP; encoded by the coding sequence ATGACAGAAAATATTGATATCCGCGAACTTAACATGCGGATTGAGCAGCAAAGCAGCTTTGTTACCAATTTGGTAGCAGGCATGGATCAGGTGATCGTTGGACAGAAGCATCTTGTTGATTCGTTGCTTATTGGATTGCTGAGTGATGGCAATATTCTGCTTGAAGGTGTTCCTGGTTTGGCAAAAACATTGGCTATCAAGACTCTTTCACAGCTTATTGATGCCGATTACAGTCGTATTCAGTTTACACCAGACCTTTTGCCTGCTGACGTAACGGGTACTATGATATATTCTCAAAAGGACGAACGCTTTCAAACAAAAAAAGGACCTATCTTCGCAAACTTTGTATTAGCAGACGAGATAAACCGTGCGCCGGCAAAAGTTCAAAGTGCGCTATTGGAAGCTATGCAGGAAAAACAAGTGACTATTGGAAGCGAAACATTTGAGATGCCAAGTCCATTCCTTGTGATGGCGACACAAAACCCTATCGAACAGGAAGGAACATATCCTCTCCCCGAAGCTCAGGTTGACCGTTTTATGCTAAAAGTTGTTATTGATTATCCTACGCTCGAAGAAGAAAAGAAAATTATTCGCGAAAATATTGCTGGCTCGCTTCCTAAGGTTAAACCAGTTACTACTTCTGCAGATATTTTGAAAGCGCGTGAAGTTGTTCGCGAAGTATATATTGACGAGAAGATTGAGCAATATATTGCAGATATTGTTTTTGCTACTAGATTCCCTGAACGTTATGGACTTAAGGAACTCAAGGACATGATTTCTTTTGGCGGTTCACCACGTGCAAGTATCAATTTGGCAAAGGCAGCTCGAGCATATGCGTTTATCAAACGTCGTGGATATGTTGTCCCAGAAGATGTAAGAGCTGTTGCTCACGATGTTTTACGCCATCGTATAGGTTTGACATATGAAGCAGAAGCTTCTAATGTAACCAGTGAAGAAATTGTAAGTAAAATAATTAATAAAGTTGAAGTACCCTGA
- a CDS encoding HU family DNA-binding protein: MEKVSILHHAAVLAEKHEISKQEAKKFIQALVEIIQEGIDNDKLVKIKGLGTFKIIGVESRESVDVNTGNRVVIGGHDKLTFTPDASMKELVNRPFSQFETVILNDGVNFEDEFNEEEVETSTVVEANSVENDVEAERTEIEPQEENENISDSDIKQAPRWDSATEPKEEPSAESTEDALADLSEDSAGQPDMVDNAQSELQKEQNFITEKKEETQMDNQPDDSQPDDHEKASATEVNVAEVVSSNPKLIFEEGEHIGEKIHKNTYVFVFIIIGVAIFSLAAGYFIGQLIGAIPSKEEKPSVEMLIEPEDIPVEDTVSVAKENKVLTDSVKSIENINDTLSFSRQYEDKDSRVRTGAYYIVGTDQVIKARKGQTLGRISRSILGEGMECYMEVYNDMKASTVLEEGQEILIPKLVVKKKLKK; this comes from the coding sequence ATGGAAAAAGTAAGCATACTTCATCATGCAGCTGTATTGGCTGAAAAGCACGAAATCAGCAAGCAGGAAGCAAAAAAGTTTATTCAAGCCCTTGTCGAGATCATTCAAGAGGGGATAGATAATGATAAACTTGTGAAAATTAAGGGACTTGGCACGTTTAAGATTATAGGTGTCGAATCCCGTGAAAGCGTTGATGTAAACACAGGTAACCGGGTCGTTATCGGTGGTCACGATAAACTGACGTTTACCCCTGATGCTTCCATGAAGGAATTGGTAAATCGTCCTTTCTCACAGTTTGAAACAGTGATTCTAAATGATGGAGTTAACTTTGAAGACGAATTTAATGAGGAAGAAGTCGAAACCTCGACGGTTGTCGAGGCTAACTCCGTTGAGAATGATGTTGAAGCGGAACGTACGGAGATAGAACCTCAAGAAGAAAATGAGAATATTAGTGATTCTGATATAAAACAAGCCCCACGGTGGGATAGTGCAACAGAGCCTAAAGAAGAACCATCTGCGGAATCTACTGAAGATGCATTAGCCGACTTGTCGGAAGATTCTGCTGGTCAACCCGATATGGTTGATAATGCACAATCGGAGTTGCAGAAAGAGCAGAACTTTATAACCGAAAAGAAGGAAGAAACTCAAATGGATAATCAGCCTGATGATAGTCAGCCTGATGACCACGAGAAGGCATCTGCCACAGAAGTCAATGTTGCTGAAGTAGTCTCTTCTAACCCAAAGTTGATTTTTGAAGAAGGAGAACACATCGGTGAAAAGATTCATAAAAACACATACGTTTTTGTGTTTATTATTATAGGTGTTGCTATATTCTCATTGGCTGCCGGCTATTTCATAGGTCAACTTATTGGTGCAATACCTTCTAAAGAAGAAAAGCCATCTGTAGAAATGTTGATAGAACCAGAGGATATACCTGTAGAAGATACCGTATCGGTTGCCAAAGAGAACAAGGTTCTTACAGATTCTGTCAAGAGCATAGAAAACATAAATGATACTTTAAGTTTCTCTCGGCAATACGAAGATAAGGATTCAAGAGTTAGAACTGGTGCCTATTATATTGTTGGCACAGACCAAGTGATAAAGGCTCGAAAAGGACAAACTTTGGGTCGTATATCCAGATCGATTTTGGGTGAGGGTATGGAATGTTATATGGAAGTGTATAATGACATGAAAGCGTCCACCGTTTTAGAGGAAGGACAGGAAATCCTTATACCAAAACTTGTGGTTAAAAAGAAATTAAAGAAATAA
- a CDS encoding HU family DNA-binding protein, producing the protein MNNKEIIASLAKRTGCKASKAQNMMNTLIAAMGDSFLEGDAIQINNLGSFEVKKKLERIITNPSTGQRMLVPPKLVLTFKPIPSLKDKIKKGEKQ; encoded by the coding sequence ATGAATAACAAAGAGATTATAGCCAGTTTAGCTAAGCGCACTGGATGCAAAGCATCTAAGGCGCAAAACATGATGAATACTTTGATTGCCGCTATGGGAGATTCTTTCCTGGAAGGTGATGCTATACAAATCAACAATCTAGGTTCCTTTGAGGTAAAAAAGAAATTGGAGCGCATTATCACTAACCCTTCGACAGGTCAACGCATGCTTGTTCCCCCGAAATTAGTTCTTACCTTTAAGCCAATACCTTCGTTGAAGGATAAAATAAAGAAAGGAGAGAAACAATAA
- the rimO gene encoding 30S ribosomal protein S12 methylthiotransferase RimO: MKRKTIDFISLGCSKNLVDSEVLMGLFEANNYEVIHDSDNPRSDIVVVNTCGFIADAKEESINLILELVKAKEEGRIKKIFVMGCLSERYLADLENEIPEVDGWYGKFNFRKLLADLEGNNYCTGKRKLTTPRHYAYIKISEGCDRHCAYCAIPLITGHHQSRPIEEILDEVRSLVKGGTTEFQIIAQELTYYGVDIYGEQRIAQLIEQMADIEGVRWIRLHYAYPTHFPWDLLKVMNEKPNVCRYLDIALQHISDHMLSRMRRNTTKAETIELIKRLRKEVPGIHIRTTLMVGFPGETDEDFSELVNFVKWARFERMGAFAYSEEDGTYSAKHYDDDVPSEIKQQRLDKLMRIQQNISAEIEASKVNTTMPVVIDRIEGNYYIGRTEFCSPEVDPEVLIPNKYNLRIGDMYNVHIIDADEFDLYGEIKDNYE; encoded by the coding sequence ATGAAGCGTAAGACGATAGATTTTATATCCCTCGGTTGTTCTAAGAACCTTGTTGACTCGGAAGTTCTCATGGGACTTTTCGAAGCCAATAACTATGAGGTTATCCATGATAGTGATAATCCCCGAAGTGATATTGTTGTTGTAAACACTTGTGGATTTATTGCCGATGCAAAGGAAGAAAGTATTAATCTGATTTTGGAATTAGTTAAGGCAAAAGAAGAAGGAAGAATCAAAAAAATCTTTGTGATGGGCTGTCTTTCCGAGCGTTATCTTGCAGACTTGGAAAATGAGATTCCTGAAGTTGATGGTTGGTATGGAAAGTTTAACTTTCGTAAGTTGTTGGCTGATCTTGAAGGAAACAATTACTGCACAGGTAAGCGTAAGTTAACGACACCACGGCACTATGCCTATATTAAGATCAGTGAAGGTTGCGATCGCCATTGTGCATATTGTGCCATACCATTGATTACTGGACATCATCAAAGCAGACCAATCGAAGAAATATTAGATGAGGTAAGATCTTTAGTAAAGGGTGGAACGACAGAATTCCAAATTATTGCTCAAGAATTGACCTATTATGGTGTCGATATCTATGGAGAACAGCGTATTGCGCAACTGATAGAACAAATGGCAGATATAGAAGGCGTACGCTGGATTCGTTTACACTATGCTTATCCAACGCATTTCCCTTGGGATCTGTTGAAGGTAATGAACGAGAAACCTAACGTTTGCCGATATTTGGATATTGCTCTGCAACACATTTCTGATCACATGCTGAGTAGAATGCGTAGAAACACGACAAAGGCTGAAACCATAGAACTCATCAAACGTCTTCGCAAGGAGGTCCCTGGCATTCATATACGTACGACGTTAATGGTAGGCTTCCCTGGCGAAACCGACGAGGACTTTAGCGAGTTAGTCAATTTCGTGAAATGGGCACGATTCGAGCGCATGGGCGCTTTTGCTTATTCCGAGGAAGATGGAACATATTCTGCGAAGCACTATGACGATGATGTCCCCAGCGAAATCAAACAACAGAGATTGGATAAATTGATGCGTATTCAGCAGAATATCAGTGCAGAGATTGAAGCCTCGAAGGTGAACACAACAATGCCTGTTGTCATAGATCGCATAGAGGGTAACTACTATATTGGCCGAACAGAATTCTGCTCGCCAGAAGTTGATCCAGAAGTGTTGATTCCTAATAAGTACAATCTTAGAATCGGTGATATGTATAATGTGCACATCATCGATGCCGATGAATTCGATCTTTACGGAGAAATAAAAGACAATTATGAATAA
- the ftsY gene encoding signal recognition particle-docking protein FtsY, translated as MGLFGFFSRNKQETLDKGLEKTKTSVFDKLTRAIAGKSKVDDDVLDNLEEVLITSDVGVDTTLKIIERIEGRVARDKYVSTSELNNILREEIAALLAENNTGDNRNWELPTDHRPYVILVVGVNGVGKTTTIGKLAWQFKQAGKKVYLGAADTFRAAAVEQICIWGERVGVPVVKQQMGSDPASVAFDTLQSAKANDADVVIIDTAGRLHNKIGLMNELKKIKDVMKKVIPTAPDEVMLVLDGSTGQNAFEQAKQFAAVTQITSLAVTKLDGTAKGGVVIGISDQLKVPVKYIGLGEGMEDLQLFDRKDFVDSLFKNEA; from the coding sequence ATGGGATTATTTGGATTCTTTAGTAGAAACAAGCAGGAGACACTTGACAAAGGATTGGAAAAGACAAAAACATCGGTGTTTGATAAATTAACGCGTGCTATAGCAGGTAAGTCAAAGGTCGATGATGATGTTTTGGATAATCTTGAGGAGGTTCTTATTACTAGTGACGTTGGTGTTGATACAACGTTGAAAATCATTGAGAGGATTGAAGGACGTGTTGCCCGCGATAAGTATGTTTCTACGAGTGAGCTTAATAATATTCTTCGTGAGGAAATAGCTGCACTGCTTGCAGAAAATAATACCGGAGATAACCGTAACTGGGAATTGCCAACCGACCATCGCCCATACGTTATTTTGGTGGTAGGTGTTAATGGAGTTGGCAAAACTACTACAATTGGTAAGTTGGCTTGGCAATTCAAGCAGGCTGGTAAGAAAGTATATCTGGGCGCTGCCGACACCTTCCGTGCGGCTGCTGTTGAGCAAATATGTATCTGGGGAGAACGCGTTGGCGTTCCTGTCGTAAAGCAACAGATGGGAAGTGACCCCGCTAGTGTGGCTTTCGATACTTTGCAAAGTGCTAAAGCTAATGATGCAGACGTTGTTATTATTGACACCGCTGGTCGTTTGCATAATAAAATTGGCTTGATGAATGAGCTTAAAAAGATCAAGGATGTCATGAAAAAGGTTATACCTACAGCTCCTGACGAAGTTATGTTGGTGTTGGATGGTTCTACTGGTCAGAATGCTTTCGAACAGGCTAAGCAGTTTGCGGCTGTCACTCAGATTACGTCTTTAGCAGTTACCAAGCTAGATGGAACAGCCAAGGGTGGCGTCGTTATTGGCATAAGCGACCAACTGAAGGTGCCTGTTAAGTACATAGGTCTTGGCGAGGGTATGGAAGACTTACAGTTATTCGATAGGAAAGATTTTGTAGATTCATTGTTCAAGAATGAAGCGTAA
- a CDS encoding DNA alkylation repair protein produces MTTEEQLKNIKQSFRLIMDGAIAQSMRDKGVNYHLNWGASVLFLKNKADEIGLDYDLAIALWKENIRECKILATMIMPPEKMLPEVLDLWVEQIPSVEIAEQLAFNLMQKLPFSGSKAFLYLSNSAVFPQIVGYHTLSRLFMQRVELNERAINEFVDQAIAALLSNHVSLSKSAKQALIRFSEMSLMHKRLVLSATSRVGVSIL; encoded by the coding sequence ATGACAACAGAAGAGCAATTAAAGAATATCAAGCAGTCGTTTCGGCTGATTATGGATGGGGCTATCGCACAGTCAATGCGCGATAAAGGCGTAAACTATCATTTGAACTGGGGGGCAAGTGTCTTGTTTCTAAAGAATAAAGCCGATGAAATCGGACTAGATTATGATTTGGCGATAGCACTTTGGAAAGAGAATATTCGCGAGTGTAAAATCCTTGCAACAATGATAATGCCTCCAGAAAAGATGCTTCCGGAAGTGCTTGATTTGTGGGTTGAACAGATTCCATCGGTCGAGATTGCAGAGCAACTTGCCTTTAATCTCATGCAAAAGCTGCCTTTTTCGGGCAGTAAAGCGTTCCTTTACCTGTCAAATAGTGCCGTTTTTCCGCAGATAGTTGGCTACCATACGTTAAGCAGACTTTTTATGCAACGTGTAGAATTGAATGAGAGGGCTATCAATGAATTTGTTGATCAGGCCATTGCAGCCCTTTTGAGTAATCATGTTAGCTTGTCTAAATCAGCCAAACAGGCGCTTATTCGTTTTTCGGAAATGAGTTTGATGCATAAAAGACTGGTTTTATCGGCGACAAGCAGAGTGGGAGTGTCTATTTTGTAG
- a CDS encoding dipeptidyl peptidase 3 has translation MELDDFNYLSERFADIQLLRYRLDGFDKLSIQQKKLIYFLAKATVFGRDITFDQFGIYNLRVRKLLEVVYSNYTINRDNDNFRALGEYLKCLWFSSGIYHHYSTDKFKPGFSRDYLYQVLKQCNPQSLPLNEGQSVEGMCEELFPIIFDEHILPKRVNKAQGEDLVKTSACNYYQGVTQEEVEAFYNSKKKTDDPKPLSYGLNSTLIKKDGRIFEEVWSANGRYANAIRQIVYWLEKAKGVAENDSQTNVIDLLIKYYKSGNLCDFDEFSVEWVKCLGIKVDFINGFIEVYGDPLGIKGSWEGLVEYINEDATRRTQTISRNAQWFEDHSPVDARFKKDVVKGVSANVICAAMLGGDEYPSTAIGINLPNADWIRAQHGSKSITISNITDAYRKSSKGNGFLNEFVRDKKMLELIQKYDDVCDDLHTDLHECLGHGSGQLLSGVDPDALKSYGNVIEEARADLFALYYMADRKLVELGLLPDADAYKSNYYTYIMNGLMTQLVRINYGRDIEEAHMRNRALIARWCLEHSRSMRLVKKGGVTQLEIDDYGELRGLFGNLLAEIQRIKSEGDYRAARNIVEKYAVKIDSELHREVLGRYKSLNLAPYKGFINPWMSPVYDKNGDIIDIQINYSESYEHQMLRYSSEYATLI, from the coding sequence ATGGAGTTGGACGATTTTAATTATCTTAGTGAGAGATTTGCTGATATACAACTGTTAAGATACAGACTTGACGGTTTCGACAAGCTCTCAATTCAACAAAAGAAACTTATTTATTTTCTGGCAAAGGCAACTGTTTTCGGGAGAGACATTACATTTGATCAATTTGGTATATATAACCTTCGTGTCCGAAAGCTATTGGAGGTTGTATATTCCAATTATACTATTAATAGAGATAATGACAATTTCCGAGCTTTAGGAGAATATTTAAAATGCCTGTGGTTCTCAAGTGGTATTTATCATCACTATTCGACTGACAAATTTAAGCCAGGTTTTAGTCGGGATTATCTTTATCAAGTATTAAAACAATGCAATCCACAATCACTGCCTCTCAATGAGGGACAATCGGTGGAAGGTATGTGTGAAGAGCTTTTCCCAATAATCTTTGATGAGCATATTCTCCCCAAACGTGTCAATAAGGCTCAGGGAGAAGATCTTGTCAAAACGTCGGCATGCAATTATTATCAGGGGGTGACACAAGAAGAGGTGGAGGCTTTCTATAATTCAAAAAAGAAAACTGACGATCCAAAGCCTCTATCGTATGGACTGAATAGCACTCTAATCAAAAAGGATGGACGAATATTTGAGGAAGTTTGGTCTGCCAACGGACGTTATGCTAACGCGATTCGTCAAATTGTTTATTGGTTAGAGAAAGCAAAAGGTGTAGCCGAAAATGATAGCCAGACCAATGTGATTGATTTGTTGATAAAATATTATAAATCAGGTAACTTGTGTGATTTTGATGAATTTTCTGTAGAATGGGTGAAGTGCCTTGGTATAAAAGTTGATTTTATTAATGGTTTTATCGAAGTCTATGGTGATCCGTTAGGTATAAAAGGCTCATGGGAGGGACTTGTGGAATATATTAATGAGGATGCAACCCGGCGAACCCAAACTATCAGTAGGAATGCACAATGGTTTGAAGATCACTCTCCTGTTGATGCTCGGTTTAAGAAAGACGTTGTTAAAGGTGTTTCGGCTAATGTGATATGCGCAGCCATGCTTGGTGGTGATGAATACCCATCTACAGCTATAGGTATCAATCTTCCAAATGCAGATTGGATAAGAGCGCAGCATGGATCTAAAAGTATCACAATTAGTAACATCACAGATGCCTATAGAAAGTCGTCGAAGGGGAATGGCTTTCTCAATGAGTTCGTTAGAGATAAGAAAATGTTAGAGCTCATACAGAAATATGATGATGTCTGTGATGATTTACATACCGACCTTCATGAATGTCTTGGGCATGGAAGTGGACAATTGCTTTCTGGTGTAGATCCTGATGCACTCAAATCATATGGCAATGTGATTGAAGAAGCGAGAGCCGATCTCTTTGCACTATATTATATGGCAGACCGTAAATTGGTTGAGCTTGGACTCCTACCAGATGCTGATGCTTATAAGAGCAATTATTATACCTATATTATGAATGGACTGATGACCCAATTGGTTCGAATTAATTATGGACGTGATATAGAAGAAGCTCACATGAGAAATAGGGCTCTAATTGCTAGGTGGTGTTTAGAACATTCACGTTCTATGCGATTAGTGAAGAAAGGCGGTGTCACGCAATTAGAAATTGATGATTATGGGGAGTTAAGAGGTTTGTTCGGGAATTTGCTTGCCGAGATACAAAGAATTAAAAGCGAAGGAGACTATCGTGCGGCTCGAAATATAGTAGAAAAATATGCTGTAAAGATAGATTCTGAATTGCATCGAGAAGTACTTGGCAGATATAAATCCCTAAATCTTGCACCATATAAGGGATTTATAAATCCGTGGATGTCGCCAGTTTACGATAAAAATGGAGATATTATTGACATTCAAATCAACTATTCGGAATCATATGAACACCAAATGTTGCGCTATAGTTCTGAATATGCTACCTTGATATAA
- a CDS encoding AraC family transcriptional regulator translates to MTKYNITEKKEKEAAYRNLVNPALMDELKEKILNIIVMQKKYKDRDFSAKKLAEALGTNTRYISAVVNVKFHMNYTSFVNKYRIEEAMSILVDKRYQDLRIEEVSDMVGFANRQSFYASFYRIMGITPKEYRVAHSSSQKKKK, encoded by the coding sequence ATGACTAAGTACAACATTACTGAAAAGAAGGAAAAAGAGGCAGCGTACAGAAATCTTGTTAATCCCGCATTGATGGATGAGCTCAAAGAAAAGATTCTGAATATCATTGTAATGCAGAAGAAATATAAAGATCGCGATTTCTCTGCCAAGAAACTTGCCGAAGCATTGGGCACTAACACACGATACATATCTGCTGTAGTGAATGTTAAATTTCACATGAACTACACATCTTTTGTAAATAAGTATCGTATTGAAGAAGCAATGTCTATTCTTGTAGATAAGCGCTATCAAGATTTGAGAATTGAAGAAGTCAGTGACATGGTTGGCTTTGCTAATCGTCAATCTTTCTATGCTTCGTTTTATCGCATCATGGGAATAACACCAAAAGAGTATCGTGTTGCACATTCTTCTAGTCAGAAAAAGAAAAAATAG
- a CDS encoding phosphoribosylglycinamide formyltransferase, which produces MKTTNVAIFASGNGTNCENIIKHFAGSEEVKIKFVLSNRSSAFALVRAQQLGVETIVVDSIQLKDESTMMDILQSHSIDYIILAGFLPIVPSYIVNSFPNHIVNIHPSLLPKFGGKGMWGHHVHEAVKAAGEAETGITIHFVNDECDSGTIIKQFKVSLSPDDTAKDIEEKVHNLEMTHFPKVLECIFSNKFA; this is translated from the coding sequence ATGAAGACTACAAATGTGGCAATATTCGCTTCAGGAAATGGTACGAATTGTGAAAACATTATTAAACATTTCGCAGGTTCAGAGGAAGTTAAGATCAAATTTGTCTTGAGCAATCGTTCAAGCGCATTTGCTTTAGTCCGTGCGCAACAACTTGGAGTAGAAACCATTGTGGTTGACAGCATCCAACTTAAAGACGAATCAACCATGATGGATATCTTACAAAGCCACTCTATTGATTATATCATTTTGGCAGGATTTTTACCCATTGTGCCAAGCTACATAGTTAATTCTTTTCCTAACCACATTGTAAATATTCATCCATCATTATTACCCAAATTTGGTGGAAAAGGAATGTGGGGGCACCATGTCCACGAAGCAGTGAAAGCTGCTGGAGAAGCCGAAACAGGCATTACGATTCACTTTGTAAACGACGAATGTGATAGTGGTACAATTATTAAACAGTTTAAGGTTTCTTTGTCCCCAGACGATACCGCTAAGGACATAGAAGAGAAGGTGCACAATCTTGAAATGACGCACTTTCCCAAAGTTCTCGAATGCATTTTCTCAAATAAGTTTGCTTAA